From one Tiliqua scincoides isolate rTilSci1 chromosome 14, rTilSci1.hap2, whole genome shotgun sequence genomic stretch:
- the SLC7A4 gene encoding cationic amino acid transporter 4: protein MVSRLPRSVDLAHFCQKLNRVKTLEADMMETSLNRCLTTVDLTLLGLGGMVGSGLYVLTGTVAKETAGPAIVVSFIIAGIASLLAALCYAEFGARVPKTGSAYMFTYISVGEIWAFLIGWNVILEYMIGGAAVARAWSGYLDAIFDHKIKNFTETHVGRWQVPFLAHYPDFLASSILLVAMAFISFGARFSSWLNHIFSAVSMGVILFILVMGFILARPQNWSTSEGGFAPYGLSGIMAGSATCFYAFVGFDVIATSSEEARNPQRAIPRAIAISLSLATGAYILVSMVLTLMVPWHSLDPDSALADAFYRRGYSWAGFIVAVGSICAMNTVLLSNLFSLPRIVYAMAEDGLFFHVFSRVHPRTQVPVVAIVVFGLLMATLALIFDLEALVQFLSIGTLLAYTFVAASVIVLRFQRPKAEVPNPAAGSEPTRSPTESIAGATEPKEYESFSDKLHLVGKEKEAKSQREPGQLKAAFEPYLDFLSDFYPGEVVTVAVVVLMVSALCLSSILVFGQSQLHLPTWSYVLLILLFSLAFVVSLLLISVHEQQQGSRTFQLPLVPLTPALSIFINLYLMLKLNYMTWLRFSVWLAAGLLVYFGYGIRHSKENLRNSQAPAVSARYVVFPSSSLEETVQTVQPTTLPSQGLEEEAMEEDAKR from the exons aTGGTGAGCCGCCTGCCTCGTTCGGTGGACCTGGCCCACTTCTGTCAGAAGCTGAACCGAGTGAAGACACTGGAGGCCGACATGATGGAGACATCCCTCAACCGCTGCCTCACCACCGTAGACCTGACGCTGCTGGGCCTGGGGGGCATGGTGGGCTCTGGCCTCTACGTGCTGACTGGTACTGTTGCAAAGGAGACTGCTGGCCCAGCCATCGTCGTCTCCTTCATCATTGCTGGCATTGCCTCTCTGCTGGCCGCTCTCTGCTATGCTGAATTTGGTGCCCGGGTCCCCAAGACGGGCTCAGCCTACATGTTCACGTACATCTCTGTGGGCGAGATCTGGGCCTTCCTAATTGGCTGGAACGTCATTCTGGAATACATGATTGGTGGGGCGGCTGTCGCCAGAGCATGGAGTGGCTACCTGGATGCCATCTTTGACCACAAGATCAAGAACTTCACGGAGACCCAcgtgggcaggtggcaggtgccGTTCCTGGCCCACTACCCTGACTTCCTGGCCTCCAGCATCCTGCTGGTGGCGATGGCTTTCATCTCCTTTGGGGCCCGCTTCTCCTCCTGGCTCAACCACATCTTCTCTGCGGTCAGCATGGGGGTCATCCTCTTCATCCTGGTGATGGGGTTCATCCTGGCCAGGCCTCAGAACTGGAGCACCAGCGAAGGGGGGTTCGCCCCCTACGGCCTCTCGGGAATCATGGCAGGCTCCGCCACCTGTTTTTACGCCTTTGTGGGCTTTGACGTCATTGCCACATCCAGCGAGGAAGCCCGGAACCCGCAGAGGGCCATCCCCAGAGCTATCGCCATCTCCCTGAGCCTCGCGACTGGGGCCTACATCCTGGTGTCCATGGTGCTGACACTGATGGTGCCCTGGCACTCGCTGGACCCCGACTCAGCCCTGGCTGATGCCTTCTACCGGAGGGGCTACTCCTGGGCAGGATTCATTGTGGCTGTAGGCTCCATCTGTG CAATGAACACCGTGCTGCTCAGCAACCTCTTCTCCCTGCCCCGGATCGTTTATGCCATGGCGGAGGACGGGCTCTTCTTTCACGTCTTCTCACGGGTGCACCCTCGCACACAAGTCCCGGTGGTGGCCATCGTGGTGTTCGGCCTCCTCATGGCCACCCTGGCCCTCATCTTTGACTTGGAGGCCCTGGTCCAGTTCCTCTCCATCGGCACCCTTTTGGCCTACACCTTCGTGGCCGCCAGCGTCATTGTCCTGCGCTTCCAGCGGCCCAAGGCGGAGGTGCCCAACCCTGCTGCAGGGAGCGAACCCACCCGAAGCCCCACCGAGAGCATCGCTGGTGCCACGGAGCCCAAGGAGTACGAGTCATTCTCCGACAAGCTGCACCtggtggggaaggagaaagaggccaAGAGCCAGCGGGAACCAGGGCAGCTCAAGGCAGCCTTTGAGCCCTACCTGGACTTCCTCAGCGACTTCTACCCGGGCGAAGTGGTCACAGTGGCCGTGGTCGTCCTGATGGTGTCGGCCCTCTGCTTGTCCTCCATCCTGGTGTTTGGGCAGAGTCAGCTTCACCTGCCCACCTGGAGCTACGTCTTGCTGATCCTGCTCTTCAGCCTGGCCTTTGTGGTCAGCCTGCTCCTCATCAGTGTTCACGAGCAACAGCAGGGCAGCCGGACATTCCAG CTGCCGCTGGTGCCGCTGACTCCCGCCCTGAGTATCTTCATCAACCTCTATCTCATGCTGAAGCTGAACTACATGACTTGGCTGCGCTTCTCGGTCTGGCTGGCTGCAG GCTTGCTGGTCTACTTTGGCTATGGCATCCGGCACAGCAAAGAGAACCTGCGGAACTCCCAGGCACCTGCCGTCAGCGCCCGCTATGTGGTCTTTCCGAGCAGCAGCCTGGAGGAGACTGTTCAGACGGTGCAGCCCACCACGCTACCCTCTCAAGGCTTGGAGGAGGAAGCCATGGAGGAGGACGCCAAGAGATGA
- the LRRC74B gene encoding leucine-rich repeat-containing protein 74B isoform X1, with amino-acid sequence MPKLPLSPVLEQESEDGGPVPGGGSGSDAGQGSPRRSSSAAVSRSSGELQAVHEDCTCSSGDAEVDSSGEESEEEAEAEADDQGEDEWDTDLELEESKAAYDPAGKVKYLHTCQAYGVVPISYFVRHMKDPELTLMHRGLGPKGVKALALSLTSNTSVLKLNLSDNGIEEDGAVAVAEMLKENCYISDVDLSENRVGVRGAKALAAVFLENTTLVALKLSGNELNDSVAKYLADAFAVNNKVELLDLSHNMLGELAGELLGAAISENAGMKELDLSWNNLWGKGAVAVAKGLGANIFLRVLDLSYNGFGNSGAAALGNALKANNVLEELHIGNNRISLEGALQLALGLKQNKTLRSLSVPRNPIQSAGCVGILKAIQANPDAALEVVDFSEIVVKQDFARHCDAVWEAFPGLQIKHDGTSRSFRVDRSKVPNRSQRQNHSLGGSGWLPAAPWKPHMRTTDAQARTSLCHHRSEFGPKARQLACRAALRPGQWHPTNTAVEH; translated from the exons ATGCCGAAGCTGCCGCTGTCGCCGGTGCTCGAGCAGGAGAGCGAAGACGGGGGGCCGGTTCCCGGCGGCGGCTCGGGCTCTGATGCCGGCCAGGGCAGCCCCCGCCGCAGCAGCTCAGCG GCAGTTTCCAGATCCTCTGGTGAGCTCCAGGCTGTGCATGAAGACTGTACCTGCTCCTCAGGGGACGCCGAGGTTGATTCCAGTGGGGAGGAGTCTGAAGAAGAGGCTGAGGCTGAGGCCGATGACCAAGGGGAGGACGAGTGGGACACAGACCTTGAACTAGAAG AATCAAAGGCAGCTTATGACCCAGCGGGAAAAGTCAAATATCTTCACACCTGCCAAGCTTATGGCGTCGTCCCGATCTCTTATTTTGTGCGGCACATGAAGGATCCCGAACTGACTCTGATGCACCGTGGCCTAGGCCCAAAG gGGGTGAAGGCACTAGCACTGTCCTTGACGAGCAACACATCAGTCCTGAAGTTAAACCTGAGTGACAACGGAATTGAGGAAGATGGGGCAGTTGCAGTGGCAGAGATGCTGAAGGAGAACTGCTACATCTCAG ATGTTGACTTGTCAGAGAACAGAGTGGGAGTCAGAGGGGCAAAGGCATTGGCTGCTGTCTTTCTGGAAAACACCACGTTGGTGGCCCTGAAACTTTCCGGGAATGAGCTGAACGACTCTGTGGCAAAGTACCTGGCAGATGCCTTTGCAGTCAACAACAAAGTGGAGCTCCTCGACCTGAGTCACAATATGCTCGGGGAGCTGGCAG GTGAGCTTCTTGGAGCAGCCATTTCAGAGAATGCCGGCATGAAGGAGCTCGATCTCAGCTGGAACAACTTGTGGGGCAAAGGAGCAGTCGCGGTTGCCAAAGGATTGGGG GCCAACATATTCCTTCGGGTGCTGGATCTCTCCTACAACGGGTTTGGCAACAGCGGAGCGGCTGCCCTGGGCAATGCCCTGAAGGCCAACAACGTCCTGGAAGAGCTGCACATTGG CAACAACCGCATCTCCCTGGAAGGAGCCCTTCAGCTTGCCCTGGGCCTCAAGCAGAACAAGACCCTGAGGAGCCTCAGC GTGCCTAGGAACCCCATCCAGAGCGCAGGCTGTGTGGGGATCCTGAAAGCCATTCAGGCAAACCCAGATGCCGCCTTAGAAGTTGTGGATTTTTCA GAGATCGTTGTGAAGCAGGACTTTGCCAGGCATTGCGATGCTGTATGGGAAGCTTTTCCAGGCCTCCAGATAAAACACGACGGAACCAGCCGCTCGTTCAGAGTGGACAGATCGAAG GTCCCAAACCGCAGCCAGAGGCAGAATCACAGCTTGGGAGGATCGGGCTGGTTGCCTGCTGCACCCTGGAAGCCCCACATGAGGACGACAGATGCCCAGGCAAGGACATCTCTCTGTCACCACAGATCAGAGTTTGGACCTAAAGCTCGCCAACTGGCTTGCAGAGCTGCACTGAGACCTGGTCAGTGGCACCCCACAAACACTGCTGTGGAACACTGA
- the LRRC74B gene encoding leucine-rich repeat-containing protein 74B isoform X2 encodes MPKLPLSPVLEQESEDGGPVPGGGSGSDAGQGSPRRSSSAAVSRSSGELQAVHEDCTCSSGDAEVDSSGEESEEEAEAEADDQGEDEWDTDLELEESKAAYDPAGKVKYLHTCQAYGVVPISYFVRHMKDPELTLMHRGLGPKGVKALALSLTSNTSVLKLNLSDNGIEEDGAVAVAEMLKENCYISDVDLSENRVGVRGAKALAAVFLENTTLVALKLSGNELNDSVAKYLADAFAVNNKVELLDLSHNMLGELAGELLGAAISENAGMKELDLSWNNLWGKGAVAVAKGLGANIFLRVLDLSYNGFGNSGAAALGNALKANNVLEELHIGNNRISLEGALQLALGLKQNKTLRSLSVPRNPIQSAGCVGILKAIQANPDAALEVVDFSEIVVKQDFARHCDAVWEAFPGLQIKHDGTSRSFRVDRSKVS; translated from the exons ATGCCGAAGCTGCCGCTGTCGCCGGTGCTCGAGCAGGAGAGCGAAGACGGGGGGCCGGTTCCCGGCGGCGGCTCGGGCTCTGATGCCGGCCAGGGCAGCCCCCGCCGCAGCAGCTCAGCG GCAGTTTCCAGATCCTCTGGTGAGCTCCAGGCTGTGCATGAAGACTGTACCTGCTCCTCAGGGGACGCCGAGGTTGATTCCAGTGGGGAGGAGTCTGAAGAAGAGGCTGAGGCTGAGGCCGATGACCAAGGGGAGGACGAGTGGGACACAGACCTTGAACTAGAAG AATCAAAGGCAGCTTATGACCCAGCGGGAAAAGTCAAATATCTTCACACCTGCCAAGCTTATGGCGTCGTCCCGATCTCTTATTTTGTGCGGCACATGAAGGATCCCGAACTGACTCTGATGCACCGTGGCCTAGGCCCAAAG gGGGTGAAGGCACTAGCACTGTCCTTGACGAGCAACACATCAGTCCTGAAGTTAAACCTGAGTGACAACGGAATTGAGGAAGATGGGGCAGTTGCAGTGGCAGAGATGCTGAAGGAGAACTGCTACATCTCAG ATGTTGACTTGTCAGAGAACAGAGTGGGAGTCAGAGGGGCAAAGGCATTGGCTGCTGTCTTTCTGGAAAACACCACGTTGGTGGCCCTGAAACTTTCCGGGAATGAGCTGAACGACTCTGTGGCAAAGTACCTGGCAGATGCCTTTGCAGTCAACAACAAAGTGGAGCTCCTCGACCTGAGTCACAATATGCTCGGGGAGCTGGCAG GTGAGCTTCTTGGAGCAGCCATTTCAGAGAATGCCGGCATGAAGGAGCTCGATCTCAGCTGGAACAACTTGTGGGGCAAAGGAGCAGTCGCGGTTGCCAAAGGATTGGGG GCCAACATATTCCTTCGGGTGCTGGATCTCTCCTACAACGGGTTTGGCAACAGCGGAGCGGCTGCCCTGGGCAATGCCCTGAAGGCCAACAACGTCCTGGAAGAGCTGCACATTGG CAACAACCGCATCTCCCTGGAAGGAGCCCTTCAGCTTGCCCTGGGCCTCAAGCAGAACAAGACCCTGAGGAGCCTCAGC GTGCCTAGGAACCCCATCCAGAGCGCAGGCTGTGTGGGGATCCTGAAAGCCATTCAGGCAAACCCAGATGCCGCCTTAGAAGTTGTGGATTTTTCA GAGATCGTTGTGAAGCAGGACTTTGCCAGGCATTGCGATGCTGTATGGGAAGCTTTTCCAGGCCTCCAGATAAAACACGACGGAACCAGCCGCTCGTTCAGAGTGGACAGATCGAAG GTTTCCTGA
- the LOC136634397 gene encoding D-dopachrome decarboxylase-A-like, whose amino-acid sequence MPFVELQTNLPAEKLPADLAARLCSATATILGKPPERVNVTVRSERSMVVGGSPAPCAQLLVASVGVVGSAEQNREHSAKFFEVLARELALAPDRIVIRFQPLEPWQVGKNGTVMTYL is encoded by the exons ATGCCGTTCGTGGAGCTGCAGACGAACCTGCCGGCGGAGAAGCTGCCCGCGGACCTGGCGGCCAGGCTCTGCTCGGCCACCGCCACCATCCTGGGCAAGCCGCCGGAG AGGGTGAACGTGACGGTGCGGAGCGAGCGGAGCATGGTGGTGGGCGGCTCGCCGGCGCCCTGCGcgcagctgctggtggcctcggtGGGCGTCGTGGGCTCCGCCGAGCAGAACCGCGAGCACAGCGCCAAATTCTTCGAGGTGCTGGCCCGGGAGCTGGCCCTCGCCCCGGACAG GATCGTCATCCGCTTCCAGCCGCTGGAGCCCTGGCAGGTCGGCAAGAATGGCACCGTCATGACCTACCTGTGA